One Trichoderma asperellum chromosome 5, complete sequence genomic region harbors:
- a CDS encoding uncharacterized protein (EggNog:ENOG41) has protein sequence MSTGAFWPSGNTPNFYPSEVSERPSATVVWDYQNCIPLVRIPSWNGPIALITPVVVPPAGNDPADNRDPFEIFGQSLSSRDFSIRHVPYTKNQGITGVHLAFIRRARVVIFVITHLDGPGFPLQLGFAELVAQICESRPLIILACCNIAGHNIPSTYFQTLVHVSGYANHELLVAASLFLDGGVGFTAPHANIGTSASGQNQILDVESAWSVRPWVAERDLLETCALWQQCLPYPFHLNPATLGPLLKRDGYALHYVVRDPVNASLVGFCAAYATFADSFDVALVGSIAAVIVHAAYRGRGIGSSLHDAAMSRLQRVRGVQRLRLGTTFPRLLCGVPVEMNYVDQWFERRGWPVSTQGHGGQGSLVADWILRFMDLPSMSLYSVGLGFRQCVDSDAEQVLSIEDRQPATSTHSHGWYDLYAQTLRQGYIGDIIVAYENDTIVATAVIYTPGEQSPAALDIPWPATLSNSIGGVTCICIKDANNSREIILTELIFACSRALSQRGMTGMFLDGVSRGEAEIIPLGFQKWMQYRDVWREM, from the exons ATGTCCACTGGAGCGTTCTGGCCTAGCGGAAACACACCCAACTTTTACCCCTCCGAGGTTTCAGAGAGGCCCAGTGCCACAGTTGTATGGGATTACCAGAATTGCATCCCACTCGTTCGAATTCCCAGCTGGAACGGACCTATTGCTCTTATAACCCCTGTCGTGGTCCCCCCTGCTGGGAATGATCCAGCTGATAATAGGGACCCTTTTGAGATATTCGGCCAATCGCTTTCTAGTCGAGATTTCTCGATACGGCATGTCCCATACACCAAAAACCAGGGTATTACTGGTGTTCATTTGGCATTCATTAGAAGAGCAAGGGTCGTTATCTTCGTGATTACCCATCTGGACGGCCCTGGGTTCCCGCTCCAGCTGGGGTTTGCCGAGCTTGTGGCACAGATATGCGAGTCTCGACCGCTCATAATTCTTGCTTGCTGTAATATTGCCGGTCACAACATTCCCAGTACATATTTTCAGACTCTAGTACATGTCTCCGGGTATGCCAACCATGAGCTTCTAGTCGCAGCTTCTCTGTTTCTTGATGGCGGGGTGGGCTTCACAGCACCGCATGCGAACATTGGTACAAGTGCATCTGGACAGAATCAAATATTGGATGTCGAATCTGCATGGTCGGTACGGCCCTGGGTTGCCGAACGAGACCTATTAGAAACGTGCGCGCTCTGGCAACAATGCCTTCCCTACCCGTTTCATCTCAACCCAGCAACTCTGGGACCTCTCCTGAAGAGAGATGGCTATGCATTGCACTACGTTGTGCGAGACCCAGTTAATGCATCATTGGTCGGATTTTGTGCGGCATACGCTACTTTCGCAGACAGTTTCGATGTTGCTCTGGTAGGCTCCATCGCCGCGGTCATAGTGCACGCCGCCTATAGAGGACGAGGAATTGGCTCATCTCTCCATGACGCTGCCATGAGCAGGCTTCAGAGAGTCAGGGGCGTGCAAAGATTGCGCCTGGGGACGACATTTCCTCGACTGCTCTGCGGCGTGCCGGTAGAGATGAATTATGTGGACCAGTGGTTCGAGAGAAGAGGTTGGCCTGTCAGCACGCAAGGGCACGGAGGCCAGGGTAGCCTTGTCGCAGACTGGATTCTTCGATTCATGGATTTACCAAGCATGTCGCTTTACTCCGTTGGCCTGGGGTTTAGGCAGTGCGTCGATTCCGATGCCGAGCAAGTCTTGAGTATCGAGGATCGCCAGCCTGCGACAAGTACccacagccatggctggtATGATCTGTATGCGCAGACATTGAGGCAAGGGTATATAGGCGATATCATAGTTGCTTATGAAAACGATACAATAGTGGCTACTGCTGTTATCTATACGCCTGGCGAGCAGAGTCCAGCGGCACTTGATATACCCTGGCCGGCAACGTTGAGCAATAGCATTGGAGGAGTGACTTGCATATGCATCAAAG ACGCGAACAATTCCCGAGAGATAATACTCACTGAACTCATATTTGCATGCTCCCGGGCGCTGAGTCAACGGGGCATGACAGGCATGTTCCTGGACGGAGTGTCTcgtggagaagcagaaattatCCCGCTCG GTTTTCAAAAGTGGATGCAATACAGGGATGTATGGAGAGAGATGTGA
- a CDS encoding uncharacterized protein (EggNog:ENOG41), protein MSPQPGEDVSSPDSIRPSGIASVFRGLTGSKSTKSPPPLSSSTAALPRTDFSNAVPISSRGLSANHMDAFELLKHGSQSERISAANTLKFAITEYPLNPVLEIWYAAKDLIEPNKPNAMRQAGWELLTECVKHSSSTDLERKEYFQTVAAPANPDDFHLQLAALVDLTNRGRILAGFDYELLPLLTKWLHDAYNAARAARRASQAARGQGSSKNKAVATGEDQNFAQLFAFILDVIKFNFNPADEKSISDLIDCLLDVCMSTSVVEDLRSCISVIDAIVTFGSVPTGKLKSTIQVLSSIFCLVQNLNDESWNTLSNLCLSHNGQASVRILLDVLRNPTPNEVSSKDMGRDIRGALAVLEKLLSKTKQGGYPPVPYALLVDGLSNTLRISSSARIYYAVLQLINSLFSDENGQLHRLILEEDWSGLLDTAAECYRRIQEATDPTAGDRPRDESMDSAVYEELQLLIARLDVVVKQKSGDFVPRQTVIKFFASVHQLLPDKAACTVLDYFQEFRCCSPSDLQWEANLALVLDGFFNNRNRSSDTRLRALQGMMDAYEIVDLVGDGDEQNFIPRLANSILQNIAEEADVLVLDAVISFMTSVVISCDIELFDFVINALRAIVISNRLKSPIASPTSPLVRPGSSETAEHTRSPVEQSPSNVVTRGYVRMFMRLMNFHNDKSQKLFNVLVSIAALDHCEIDARLTAMKLLFRLRADWANRIFITNNSVEAMSTATVLFRTESSLAKKQAEEVANMGRLSRTDATMSSRTARGVSIGQGQTGNRQCQMWKYPDPDALPEAAPSLNSPILRSHIHVEGETNGEEHVTERTEYQPCALGLSAWLSTVLNMLKGCDWEIYSFVLVHLPSQLSNHAIFRDAIKEIQDLRQMVCDQIRQNSFQEPPNALGLRRADIAICLYHSLTMILSYHEHFKKTDEDEIVKVFVHGISTWERSAKCCIHALSICCHELPLSTSRSLLQMLNQMAAIITQPFVSVHILEFLACLSRLHNVYVNFREDEFRIVFAICFRYLEYAREKKQVQQRNSHVGELLMSGGSISAASDSSQPALSDDLPQYVHALAYHVILFWFLALKLPDRVNQVGWIAKKLFADTDGPVHAMDDHAVTSIDFMQRVTFADVDESAEDPYFTEDRFGDIAIKRWLVGNSIVTVKQATSSGWAQIIKRQPSGTSAYTVRESYRPPPPHQIENHVDITREGQPTSNSILPSHLLVQLMSPIPQSHDSARPIPLPDDDVTQRTIRVFDRLSSLDGHKVGVIYIGEGQTEEAEILANVSGSDDYLEFLNGLGTLTKLKGANFNTQGLDREFDTDGEYTFCWRDRVTEIVFHVTTQMPTNLERDSLCVAKKRHIGNDFVNIIFNDSGLPFKFDTFPSQFNFVNIVITPASPASFLAAREVNPEQKKFYTVQVMSKPGFPSISPASDTKMVSLKALPAFIRLLALNASVFSHVWHNREEGEHISSWTGRLREIKRLREKHGPKLGSVSSTSPPTLLTNSMPIQPQPLHPFQDAAQQSGSSVRDSFNSLRRTSVATFFTNTSEQTSHRSSILSTAQTNDTEVGTVNGIDSLVESVDFSKWA, encoded by the coding sequence ATGTCCCCACAGCCTGGAGAGGATGTTTCTTCGCCGGATTCTATACGCCCAAGCGGCATCGCCAGCGTCTTCCGTGGCCTGACCGGCTCAAAGTCGACCAAATCTCCACCGCCGCTCTCGTCATCGACGGCGGCGCTCCCAAGAACCGACTTCAGCAATGCCGTGCCAATAAGCTCTCGCGGCCTATCCGCAAATCATATGGATGCTTTCGAGCTTTTGAAGCATGGCAGCCAATCCGAGCGTATCTCGGCTGCCAACACCCTCAAATTTGCCATTACCGAATACCCACTCAATCCAGTCCTTGAGATATGGTATGCCGCCAAGGATCTGATTGAACCGAATAAGCCAAATGCGATGCGACAGGCTGGCTGGGAGCTGTTGACGGAATGTGTCAAgcactcttcttcaacagacTTGGAGCGAAAAGAGTACTTTCAGACCGTGGCTGCTCCGGCCAATCCCGATGACTTCCATCTGCAGCTTGCCGCACTGGTAGACCTGACTAACCGCGGTAGAATACTGGCTGGATTTGACTATGAACTGCTTCCCCTCCTCACAAAGTGGCTTCATGATGCCTATAATGCTGCCCGTGCGGCGCGAAGAGCCTCCCAGGCCGCGCGTGGGCAAGGAAGCTCCAAGAACAAAGCCGTTGCGACTGGCGAAGATCAAAATTTCGCACAGCTCTTTGCCTTCATCCTGGATGTCATCAAATTCAACTTCAACCCCGCTGATGAAAAATCGATATCGGACCTAATTGATTGTCTGCTCGACGTTTGCATGAGTACTAGTGTTGTTGAAGATTTGCGTTCCTGTATATCTGTCATTGATGCCATTGTAACTTTTGGTTCCGTGCCCACCGGCAAACTCAAGAGCACGATCCAGGTCCTCAGCTCCATCTTCTGCCTCGTTCAGAACCTTAATGACGAGTCCTGGAATACGCTGTCGAACCTCTGCCTTTCGCACAATGGCCAGGCGTCAGTCCGTATTTTGCTCGACGTTCTTCGCAACCCGACGCCGAATGAAGTCAGCAGCAAGGACATGGGGCGCGACATCAGAGGTGCGCTCGCCGTCTTGGAGAAATTACTGTCCAAAACTAAGCAAGGCGGATATCCCCCTGTTCCATATGCGCTTCTGGTGGATGGCTTATCCAATACCCTCAGAATCTCATCGTCGGCAAGGATTTACTATGCCGTTCTTCAACTCATAAACTCTTTATTCAGCGATGAGAATGGGCAATTGCACCGCTTAATCCTCGAGGAGGATTGGTCAGGTCTGCTGGACACGGCGGCAGAATGCTATCGCAGGATCCAAGAGGCGACTGATCCGACGGCGGGCGACCGGCCAAGGGATGAGTCTATGGACAGTGCCGTCTATGAGGAGTTACAGCTACTTATCGCTCGGCTTGACGTGGTGGTGAAACAGAAATCGGGTGATTTTGTGCCCAGGCAAACGGTCATCAAGTTCTTCGCTAGTGTGCACCAACTTCTTCCCGATAAGGCGGCGTGTACTGTTCTTGACTATTTCCAAGAATTCAGATGCTGTTCTCCTTCAGATCTGCAATGGGAAGCCAATCTGGCTCTTGTACTTGATGGCTTTTTCAATAATCGGAATCGCTCGTCAGATACGCGGCTACGAGCTCTGCAAGGTATGATGGATGCTTACGAGATTGTTGATTTAGTGGGCGACGGAGATGAACAAAACTTTATTCCTCGCCTTGCCAACAGCATACTCCAAAATATTGCTGAGGAAGCAGACGTCTTAGTCTTGGACGCCGTCATATCGTTTATGACCTCAGTGGTTATTTCATGCGACATAGAGCTCTTTGACTTTGTTATCAATGCATTGCGAGCAATTGTAATCAGCAATCGATTAAAATCACCTATTGCATCGCCTACATCGCCTCTAGTACGGCCAGGTTCGTCGGAGACTGCTGAGCACACAAGGTCACCGGTAGAACAGTCACCGTCAAATGTTGTCACAAGGGGATATGTCCGGATGTTTATGCGGCTTATGAATTTCCACAACGATAAAAGCCAGAAGCTATTCAATGTGCTAGTCAGCATTGCAGCGCTAGATCATTGTGAAATAGATGCTCGACTGACAGCCATGAAGCTGCTTTTCAGGCTCCGCGCTGACTGGGCAAATCGAATCTTCATTACCAACAACAGCGTGGAAGCCATGTCTACTGCCACTGTTCTATTTCGCACAGAGAGTTCGCTAGCAAAAAAGCAAGCCGAAGAAGTAGCAAATATGGGTCGTCTGTCAAGAACTGATGCGACTATGTCATCTCGCACAGCACGCGGTGTATCCATTGGTCAAGGCCAAACCGGGAACAGGCAGTGTCAAATGTGGAAGTATCCAGACCCAGACGCATTGCCCGAAGCCGCCCCGTCCTTGAATAGCCCAATTCTCAGATCCCATATTCACGTTGAAGGTGAGACGAACGGTGAAGAGCATGTTACCGAAAGAACAGAGTATCAGCCCTGTGCTCTCGGTCTATCAGCCTGGCTGAGCACGGTGTTAAATATGCTCAAAGGATGCGACTGGGAGATATACAGCTTTGTCTTGGTGCATCTGCCATCGCAGCTGAGCAATCATGCTATCTTTAGAGATGCTATAAAGGAGATACAGGACCTTCGCCAAATGGTATGCGATCAGATTCGGCAGAACAGTTTCCAAGAGCCCCCCAATGCCTTGGGCCTACGCCGAGCTGATATAGCGATTTGCCTTTATCACAGTCTAACGATGATCCTCAGCTACCATGAGCACTTTAAGAAAACTGACGAAGACGAAATCGTCAAGGTGTTTGTCCATGGCATCTCTACCTGGGAAAGAAGCGCTAAGTGTTGCATTCACGCCTTGTCGATATGCTGTCACGAGTTGCCTCTTTCAACAAGCAGGTCGTTGCTCCAGATGCTGAACCAGATGGCAGCTATCATCACCCAGCCGTTTGTTTCAGTGCACATTTTGGAATTTCTTGCTTGCCTCAGCCGGTTGCACAATGTATACGTTAACTTCAGGGAAGACGAGTTTAGAATTGTCTTTGCAATTTGCTTCCGATACTTGGAGTATgccagagaaaagaagcaggtCCAGCAACGGAACAGTCACGTAGGCGAGCTACTAATGTCTGGCGGTTCAATCTCAGCTGCGTCAGATTCGTCGCAGCCCGCTCTTTCAGACGACCTTCCACAATACGTGCACGCCTTGGCCTATCATGTTATCCTGTTTTGGTTCTTGGCGCTCAAGTTGCCCGACCGTGTCAACCAAGTTGGTTGGATCGCCAAGAAACTGTTTGCAGATACGGATGGCCCTGTGCATGCCATGGATGATCACGCCGTCACGTCGATTGACTTTATGCAAAGGGTCACCTTTGCAGATGTTGATGAGTCGGCAGAAGATCCCTACTTCACCGAAGACCGTTTTGGCGACATTGCAATTAAACGGTGGCTAGTCGGAAACAGTATTGTCACTGTCAAGCAGGCCACATCATCTGGATGGGCTCAGATCATTAAGAGACAACCGTCAGGCACGTCGGCATACACCGTTCGTGAATCGTAccggcctcctcctcctcatcaaaTAGAGAATCATGTCGACATCACTAGAGAAGGCCAGCCAACGTCCAACTCAATCCTGCCCAGCCACTTATTGGTGCAACTTATGTCCCCGATTCCGCAATCGCACGACTCTGCAAGACCCATCCCCTTACCAGACGATGATGTCACTCAGAGAACCATCAGAGTCTTTGATCGTCTTTCCAGTCTGGATGGACACAAGGTTGGTGTAATTTATATAGGCGAAGGCCAGactgaagaagcagagatcTTGGCAAACGTATCCGGGAGTGACGACTACCTTGAATTTCTCAATGGCCTTGGAACCTTGACTAAACTAAAAGGTGCAAACTTCAATACTCAGGGCTTGGATCGTGAATTCGACACCGATGGGGAGTATACATTCTGCTGGAGAGACAGGGTGACTGAGATTGTCTTTCATGTCACGACGCAAATGCCCACAAATCTGGAACGAGATTCGCTGTGTGTGGCAAAAAAGCGGCACATTGGCAATGACTTTGTGAATATTATCTTCAACGACTCTGGCCTTCCATTCAAATTCGACACTTTCCCCAGCCAGTTCAACTTTGTCAATATTGTCATCACGCCGGCGTCTCCAGCTTCATTCCTGGCCGCTAGGGAGGTGAATCCGGAGCAGAAGAAATTCTATACCGTGCAAGTGATGAGCAAGCCCGGATTTCCATCCATCTCGCCAGCATCCGACACTAAAATGGTCTCTCTGAAGGCTCTCCCGGCCTTCATCCGACTCCTTGCTTTGAATGCATCTGTTTTCTCTCATGTGTGGCATAACAGGGAAGAAGGTGAGCATATCAGCTCATGGACTGGCCGTCTCCGAGAAATCAAGCGGCTGCGAGAGAAGCATGGACCAAAACTCGGCTCTGTATCGTCAACTTCGCCGCCGACGCTTCTCACCAATTCAATGCCTATCCAGCCACAGCCTCTGCATCCATTCCAAGACGCCGCTCAGCAAAGTGGCAGCAGCGTACGAGATAGCTTCAACAGCTTGCGGAGAACAAGCGTGGCCACTTTCTTCACCAACACTAGCGAGCAGACATCTCATCGCTCGTCAATACTATCAACGGCCCAGACAAACGACACCGAAGTTGGCACGGTAAATGGCATTGACTCGCTCGTCGAATCAGTTGACTTTTCGAAATGGGCTTAA
- a CDS encoding uncharacterized protein (EggNog:ENOG41), giving the protein MADTTPEDDRERLKSALWYAIGQIVDEESLKRNRNATPQFIGALTEMVWAQIENVAIDLETFCNHAGRTTVTTDDVLLLARKNPDLHGIMKAYVDGMKADKEAAAGSSSRTSGAKKSKTKK; this is encoded by the exons ATGGCCGATACCACACCTGAGGATGATCGCGAG CGCCTCAAATCCGCCCTCTGGTACGCCATAGGCCAAATCGTCGATGAAGAATCTCTGAAACGCAACCGCAATGCGACACCCCAGTTTATCGGTGCTTTGACAGAAATGGTGTGGGCACAAATTG AAAATGTCGCCATTGATCTAGAAACGTTCTGTAATCATGCTGGCAGGACGACCGTCACCACAGACGACGTGCTCTTACTGGCGCGGAAGAATCCGGATCTGCATGGGATCATGAAGGCATATGTAGATGGCATGAAGGCAGAcaaagaggctgcggcggGGAGTAGTAGTCGGACCAGTGGCGCGAAGAAGAGTAAGACGAAAAAGTAG
- a CDS encoding uncharacterized protein (EggNog:ENOG41~CAZy:AA2~SECRETED:SignalP(1-19)) produces the protein MKSTTALLGLLGLAGSARADPTWPNAIDEIEEIMTQLQSFRARKFADTVSPCSNEASGPGRQNAAEWLRVGFHDMSTANTFFGIGGLDASLQYELNDGENTGPGHKTTLEFMAPYLSPRSSLADLIALGVYTSVRSCGGPAVPIRVGRIDATQAGPVGVPQPQNSVFTFQQQFSRMGFNTQEMIQVTACGHTLGGVHNTEFPTLVPSGSGVDGEGSLDSTDAVFDNKVVTEYLSGNTTNPLVVGPSVKLGMNSDFKVFNADGNQTMEALADANNFTSVCKTVLQKMIEVVPPSVKLSDPIVPYKIKPVNMQLTLINGGSTLQLTGYIRVKTTGLAQNSISSVSITYKNRKGTTDCGLSSCVVTATVQGVSQGFDDTFNFYPIAANILATSGISSFTITVNNADGTKDLYDNNGQEYPIQDAIVFQAPQSCVLGSSGALTAVAAVRNDRLSQGAQARIWYKTPQTTSPVPLLQNTTLDLQKGQCVGPYTLFNVDYTIQGGLAYEGYVDVISGDQSDSFKALTGIGGTCRAFANPATCNGGDSGSVGSTSIPTLPATTSAAPTSEPATSEPITSEPPTTVPPTTVPPTTTVAAPTHRPTVGGYVMVSCWTEGDAVRALSGNSYANDSMTLESCMDYCSSYVYWGTEYGRECYCGNTLAKSSEAAPIDQCNMVCAGDASEFCGAGNRLELYSTTVTQPPSPTGTLTHEPTVGPYTLVGCWTEGQGVRALGQDATLSESMTNEACAKFCSNYRYFGTEYGDECYCGSFLESTSGTAPLADCNMPCAGNQFEYCGASNRLELYINPNITGGSPEQPAAAGDFVFVGCQTEGNGTRALTGSASATGTMSNEACATFCDDFTYFGTEYGSECYCGNTLAASSLVAPASDCNMLCSGNDLEYCGAGNRLSLYKKKPTQIT, from the exons ATGAAGTCGACAACTGCTCTGTTGGGCCTCCTCGGCCTGGCTGGCTCAGCTCGTGCTGATCCCACATGGCCAAACGCGATAGACGAGATTGAGGAGATTATGACCCAGCTTCAGTCGTTCCGCGCACGCAAATTTGCCGACACCGTGAGCCCATGCTCCAACGAGGCTTCGGGCCCAGGCCGACAGAACGCTGCCGAGTGGCTCCGTGTCGGCTTCCACGACATGTCCACGGCAAACACTTTCTTTGGCATTGGTGGCCTCGACGCCTCGCTTCAGTATGAGCTAAACGATGGCGAAAACACCGGCCCTGGCCACAAAACGACGCTGGAGTTCATGGCCCCGTATCTCTCTCCTCGATCTTCCTTGGCTGATTTGATTGCCTTGGGTGTCTATACATCCGTTCGCTCTTGCGGTGGCCCTGCTGTTCCAATTCGCGTCGGCCGAATAGATGCCACCCAGGCGGGACCCGTGGGCGTGCCTCAGCCCCAAAACTCAGTCTTTACCTTTCAGCAGCAATTTTCTCGTATGGGCTTCAACACCCAGGAAATGATCCAGGTCACTGCCTGTGGTCACACTCTCGGTGGTGTTCACAACACCGAATTTCCCACTCTTGTTCCTAGCGGGTCTGGTGTCGATGGCGAGGGGAGTCTTGACTCGACTGATGCTGTTTTCGACAACAAAGTCGTAACTGAATACCTATCTGGAAACACCACAAACCCTCTTGTTGTCGGCCCCTCAGTCAAGCTTGGCATGAATTCCGACTTCAAAGTATTCAATGCCGATGGTAACCAGACTATGGAGGCTTTGGCCGATGCCAATAACTTCACCTCTGTTTGCAAGACTGTGCTGCAAAAAATGATTGAAGTTGTTCCTCCGAGCGTCAAGCTGTCCGACCCCATTGTGCCCTACAAGATTAAGCCTGTAAACATGCAGCTGACACTCATCAATGGCGGCAGCACTCTTCAACTCACGGGCTACATCCGCGTCAAGACCACCGGCCTTGCCCAGAACAGCATATCCAGTGTATCCATCACTTACAAGAACCGCAAGGGCACTACTGATTGTGGCCTCAGTTCTTGTGTTGTAACGGCCACCGTTCAGGGTGTTAGCCAAGGCTTCGACGATACCTTCAACTTCTATCCCATTGCGGCTAACATCCTTGCCACGTCGGGTATCTCGTCCTTTACCATTACTGTCAACAACGCTGATGGTACCAAGGACTTGTACGACAACAACGGCCAAGAGTACCCAATCCAGGATGCAATCGTCTTCCAGGCTCCCCAGAGCTGCGTTCTTGGATCCTCTGGAGCTCTGactgctgtggctgctgtTCGTAACGACCGCCTTAGCCAGGGTGCGCAGGCCAGAATCTGGTACAAGACTCCTCAAACTACTAGCCCCGTTCCTCTCCTGCAGAATACCACCCTCGACCTCCAAAAAGGACAGTGTGTCGGACCGTATACTTTATTCAACGTCGATTACACTATTCAAGGCGGCCTAGCTTACGAAGGATACGTCGATGTCATAAGCGGCGACCAGTCCGATAGCTTCAAGGCTCTTACCGGCATCGGTGGCACTTGCCGTGCTTTCGCCAATCCTGCCACATGCAATGGCGGCGATTCAGGATCTGTTGGCTCAACGAGCATCCCAACTCTTCCGGCCACCACTTCTGCTGCGCCTACATCTGAGCCTGCAACCAGCGAGCCGATTACCTCTGAGCCACCCACGACGGTACCTCCTACAACAGTGCCTCCCACCACGACAGTTGCTGCTCCCACTCACCGCCCTACGGTCGGAGGATATGTGATGGTCTCTTGCTGGACGGAGGGTGATGCCGTGCGTGCTCTAAGCGGCAACTCGTACGCCAATGACTCGATGACGTTGGAAAGCTGCATGGACTACTGCAGTAGCTACGTCTACTGGGGAACTGAATACGGTCGAGAAT GTTATTGTGGCAATACGCTTGCTAAGAGCAGTGAGGCGGCTCCTATCGACCAGTGCAACATGGTCTGCGCTGGTGACGCCAGTGAATTTTGCGGTGCCGGCAATCGCCTTGAACTCTATTCTACCACTGTCACTCAGCCTCCTTCTCCCACTGGTACCTTGACTCATGAGCCCACTGTTGGTCCGTATACACTGGTGGGTTGCTGGACGGAGGGTCAAGGTGTTCGCGCTCTGGGCCAGGATGCTACCCTCTCAGAGAGCATGACAAACGAGGCTTGTGCCAAGTTCTGCTCAAACTATAGGTACTTTGGCACTGAATATGGTGATGAGTGCTATTGCGGTAGCTTCCTCGAGAGCACCAGCGGAACTGCCCCTCTGGCTGATTGTAACATGCCCTGCGCTGGCAACCAGTTCGAATACTGTGGAGCCAGCAATCGCCTtgaactttatataaatccTAACATTACTGGTGGCTCGCCTGAACAGCCCGCTGCCGCCGGCGACTTTGTATTTGTCGGCTGCCAAACAGAGGGCAACGGCACCCGTGCCCTGACTGGTTCTGCCAGCGCTACAGGTACCATGTCGAATGAAGCCTGTGCCACGTTCTGCGATGATTTCACATACTTTGGCACCGAGTACGGCAGCGAATGTTACTGTGGAAACACTCTTGCTGCGTCTTCTTTGGTGGCTCCCGCGTCCGACTGCAACATGCTCTGCAGCGGCAACGATCTTGAGTACTGCGGCGCAGGTAACCGCCTGTCGCtctacaagaagaagcccacTCAAATCACATAG
- a CDS encoding uncharacterized protein (EggNog:ENOG41~TransMembrane:4 (i14-34o54-73i80-99o146-168i)), which produces MGARTGFGLKFLQWFFRGIQFCCSAIILAIYSYFLATLHNHNLPIATSLRAVEGISGAGTLYTGLALLMLCCLAGHTLTAFLAVVLDIAFIGAYIYVAVANKNGAGSCTGVLDTPFGKGQSSSTVEANSGFTKLPSFHTACRLQSASLAVAIIAIIFFVFSILMEFALTRHHQKEKRYGPSPQNDYTSGSGRRKTGGFFGRFFGRANKADPIEEGNMLPQHTLPDQLNADDIDSPYKHTDGYNKYESGYGYTGVTGPTTNTAYMGAGGYVAPHGTAGYGQQQNPYHYDDGVYDSSHH; this is translated from the exons ATGGGTGCCAGAACAGGCTTCGGCCTCAAATTCCTTCAGTGGTTCTTCCGCGGCATACAGTTCTGCTGCAgcgccatcatcctcgccatctACTCGTACTTCCTCGCAACGCTACACAACCACAACCTCCCCATCGCCACCAGTCTACGAGCCGTCGAGGGCATCTCGGGAGCTGGCACTCTGTACACTGGTTTGGCACTGCTTATGCTGTGCTGCCTTGCCGGCCACACTTTGACCGCTTTCTTGGCCGTTGTGCTTGACATCGCCTTCATCGGCGCCTACATTTACGTTGCCGTCGCCAACAAGAATGGCGCCGGCAGCTGCACCGGTGTCCTGGATACACCTTTTGGAAAAGGCCAGTCGTCAAGCACGGTTGAAGCGAATAGTGGCTTCACCAAGCTGCCCAGCTTCCACACCGCCTGCAGGCTGCAGAGTGCATCTCTGGCTGTTGCCATCATTGCAAT catcttcttcgtcttctccatccttATGGAGTTTGCTCTGACTCGCCACCACCAGAAGGAAAAGCGCTACGGCCCTAGTCCCCAGAACGACTACAcctctggctctggccgCCGCAAGACCGGTGGCTTCTTTGGACGCTTCTTCGGCCGCGCCAACAAGGCCGATCCCATTGAAGAGGGCAACATGCTTCCCCAGCACACCCTACCAGACCAGCTCAATGCCGACGACATCGACAGCCCTTACAAGCACACCGATGGCTACAACAAGTACGAGTCTGGCTATGGCTACACCGGCGTCACCGGCCCCACCACAAACACGGCATACATGGGTGCTGGTGGCTATGTGGCTCCACACGGCACGGCTGGCTAcgggcagcagcaaaatccATACCACTACGACGATGGCGTGTATGACAGTTCTCACCATTAA